A genomic segment from Echeneis naucrates chromosome 20, fEcheNa1.1, whole genome shotgun sequence encodes:
- the gimap4 gene encoding GTPase IMAP family member 4 has product METDKPQRTTDGPGTERAAKETEAAAPAANHLPEISVVVLGWRWPGKSLTANTIMGREEFHLERAAEFCVKRQTEVQGRQVTVVDTPGWFSTQDTPPSYKEELVRGASLTPPGPHAFLLVIPVGMFTEVDRARIEEHVSLFGENVWKHTIVVFTWAEVLKKISIERYIRREGKDLQWVLEKCKRRYFVINNCIYGEHPQVGRLMERVEKMVAEEGGYYKPKEGGQEKKTLDENKNPAGELHNLGARPKQNSGLSLSKAMQVDSLSNQPDTPDY; this is encoded by the exons ATGGAGACGGACAAACCACAGCGCACCACAG ACGGTCCTGGAACAGAAAGGGCGGCTAAGgagacagaagcagcagctccagcagccaaCCACCTGCCTGAGATCAGTGTGGTGGTGTTGGGGTGGAGATGGCCTGGGAAGAGCCTGACTGCCAACACTATAATGGGCAGAGAGGAATTTCACCTGGAGCGAGCGGCAGAGTTTTGCGTTAAGAGGCAAACTGAGGTGCAGGGGCGGCAGGTGACTGTCGTGGACACCCCGGGGTGGTTCTCCACCCAGGACACACCGCCCTCCTATAAAGAGGAGCTGGTGAGAGGAGCTTCTCTCACCCCTCCAGGTCCACATGCCTTCCTGCTGGTCATCCCAGTAGGCATGTTCACAGAGGTGGACCGTGCACGAATCGAGGAGCACGTGAGCCTCTTTGGGGAGAATGTGTGGAAGCATACTATTGTGGTTTTCACCTGGGCGGAGGTTTTGAAGAAAATTTCAATAGAGAGGTACATTCGCAGGGAGGGCAAGGATCTGCAGTGGGTGTTGGAAAAGTGTAAGCGAAGGTACTTCGTCATAAATAATTGCATATATGGGGAGCATCCACAGGTAGGACGCTTGATGGAGAGGGTTGAGAAGATGGTGGCCGAAGAAGGGGGATACTACAAGCCAAAGGAGGGGGGgcaagagaagaaaacacttGATGAGAACAAGAACCCAGCTGGAGAGCTGCACAATCTGGGGGCACGACCCAAACAAAACTCTGGCCTGAGTTTGTCTAAAGCCATGCAAGTGGATTCCCTTTCCA ATCAACCAGACACTCCCGACTACTGA